CCGAAATCGAGTCGCTCCGTGAGGATCGTGACAGCTTCGAGGAGGTCCCGATGACGGGGTGGCCGACCGATCGTGTCTACAACACGTTCTTCGATGCTGTCGATTACACCGAACGCGTCGTCGTTATCATGCTCGACGAGATCGACAAACTCGTCGAGAAGAGCGGTGACGACACGCTGTATAACCTCTCGCGGATGAATTCGGAACTGGAGTACTCCCGCGTTTCGATCATGGGTATCAGTAACGATCTGAAGTTCACCGACTTCCTCGACCCGCGTGTCAAGTCGAGCCTCGGCGAGGAGGAGATCGTGTTCCCGCCCTACGACGCCAACCAGCTCCGGGATATCCTGCAGGCCCGCTCGAACGTCGCGTTCAAAGACGGCCCACTCTCGGATGATGTTATCCCGCTGTGTGCCGCTTTTGCGGCCCAGGAACACGGCGACGCTCGTCGGGCGCTCGATCTGCTGCGGACGGCCGGTGAATTAGCCGAGCGCGACCAGACCGATATCGTGGCAGAAGATCACGTCCGCCAGGCCCAAGAGAAGATCGAACTCGATCGTGTCGTCGAAGTCGTCCGGACGCTGCCTACCCAGTCGAAACTCGTCCTCTATTCGATCATCCTGCTCGAGAAAAACGGCGTCCACAACATCAACACCGGCGAAGTGTACAATATCTACAAGCGACTGTGTGAGGAGATCGACGCCGATGTCCTCACGCAGCGTCGGGTCACTGACCTCATTTCCGAACTCGACATGCTGGGTATCGTCAACGCTGTCGTCGTTTCGAAGGGCCGGTACGGTCGAACGAAAGAGATCAGCCTCTCGGTGCCCATCGAAGAAACCGAGACCGTCCTCCATTCGGATTCACGCCTGGGCGATATCGAAGACGTCCAGCCGTTCATCCAGGCGCGGTTCGACCAGTAAATTCTCGAGGCGACGGCTTTCGAAGCTCACCTTCCAGTCGCGTTGCTCGTCGTGGCACTGCCAGCGCCCGAGAGCAATCGAACCTGGCCGAGCCATGGAATTCGTTTCTCGGCAGTCCCCATGATCCAGGCCGGCTTGACTGGTTCACTGAGCCCATTTCCACCCATCACTTGGTCGTATAAATCGTTCGTGACTGGATTGTCGCCTTTCGTGATGAACCCGGCGTGTGGGGCCGGACAGTAATTTAGCTCCTCGCAGTTGTCCGCGTTCCCGCGATAGTCGGGGTCTGCCCGATCGTACCAGTTTTCGCCGTCCTCGACCCAGAACATCGCCCGATGGATGATCGGTGTCTCTCCTTGGTCGCCGTTGGGCTGATAGACGATCACGTCACCGTACTCCCCGAACATCCGGTAGCCCGTCTCGGCCCCTGCGGCGGCACTGACAACGCCACTCTCGCGTTCGGCTCCAGGCCCGGGGAATCGCTGCTCTTCCATGACGAACACGAGATCGCCCTTCTGCATGTGTGGGTTCATGCTGCCACTCTCGATGGCGACCAAGGGCGGCCAGACGCCACTGGCTGCAAACAGGAGCCCGCCGATGGCCGCGACGACGAAGATGCTGCTCGCGATGTCGAAGAGATAGCGCAAAATCCGATCGGCGCGTGTCGCTGTGTGCTGACTTCCCCGTGTTTCGGGTGGCCGATTCCCCGGGCCGCCCGAGCCAGGGTGGGTCCGGTCTCGGTCGACACGCGGCTGTCGGTCGTCCCCACGGCCCGAGACGCCGTCGTTCTCACGGGAGGGTTCGTCGTATCGTCGGTCCTGGGTGCCCTCCGGATACGTCCGATCGCGGTCAGACCTGGGAGGATCCCCGTGGCGATCGACTCGGGGGCCAGTCTGCTCGGTGTCGTCGGAGGGCTCACTCATCGCACCCTTCCTTTGGCCCCGACAGTAACAATTCTTCCCTTCCCGGACCGTGGCCGCCCAGTCACTGATCCCGTCTCGTCCCGACCGGCACGGTCCACCGACGGCCGGGATCGGCCCCGACCGCCATCCTTTTGCTGACCGGGTGCCCGAGTGGGACTGTGCCTCGCGAGACGCCCGCCAGAATCGTCACCGAACTCGCCAGTCGCGGGTACAACGCGGATCGAGAAGCCGTGACGATCTTGGCGGACGCAGCCGACACTGACGCCGCGATCGAAGACGCACTCGAAGCCGTCCCCGATACGGCAATCAAGATCACTGTCGAGCACGCCCGCCAGGCTGTCACTGACTCCCGCCCTGCACCGGATTCTCCCGTCGTCGATGCCGATAGTACTGACGGTGAACACCCCGCTTCGGATCAGCCGCCGTCGACCCCCTCCGTTTCACCTGCAGACGCCGAGTCATCGTCCGTCGACGGCAGCGAGAGCTCTCCAGTCGAAATGGAGGGGGTTGCTGGCGCGAGTACTCGGGATCCGATCGAGCCCGCAATCGCCGGCGACGTGACCGGTCGCTCTACTGGGACGGGAGAGTACACCGACTTTCTGGCTGTCTTTCGGGACCGCTATGAGCGCCTGTCCCGGCAACTCCGCGGGCGGGTCAACCACCGGCCGACCAACGCCGTCGAATCCATGCCGGGCGGGAGCGAGGCTGCGATCGTCGGCATGGTTGCGGATATCCGGTCGACGGCCAGTGGCCACTGGCTGATCGACCTCGAAGACACCAACGGGACGTTTCCCGCGCTCGTGATGAAAGATCGGGACTTTGCCGCCCTCGTCGACGAACTCCTCTACGACGAGATCATCGCCATCGAGGGGACGTTGGCCGACGACGGCGGGATCCTGTTTGCAGATTCGATTCACTTCCCCGATGTCCCGCGGACGTTCGAACCGTCGACGGCCGATCGCCCGGTGAGTGCGGCACTGATCAGTGATCTGCACGTCGGCAGCCAGGAATTCGACCGGACCGCCTGGCAGGAGTTTGCCGATTGGCTCCACGAACCCGAGGCCAGTCACGTCGAATATCTGCTGATCGGCGGCGACATGGTCGAAGGCGTCGGCGTCTATCCCGACCAGGACGAGGAACTGGACATCATCGACATCTACGAGCAGTACGAGACCTTCGCCCAACACCTCAAAGACGTGCCCGGCGACATGGAGATCGTGATGATCCCGGGCAACCACGACGCCGTCCGCCTGGCCGAACCCCAGCCAGCCTTCGACGAGGAACTCAGAGAGATCATGTCGGCCCACGACCCGACGATTACGGGCAATCCCTCGACGGTCACGATCGAGGGCGTCGACGTCCTCATGTATCACGGCGTCTCTCTCGATGAGGTGATTGCCGAACTGCCCGAGGACAAAGCCAGCTACGACGAGCCTCACAAGGCAATGCGCCAGCTGCTCAAAAAGCGCCACGTCGCCCCGCAGTTCGGTGGCCACACGCGCATTGCGCCGGAGGAACGTGACTACATGATCATCGAGGACGTTCCGGATATCTTCCACGCTGGACACGTCCACAAACTCGGCTACGGCACCTATCACAATGTCTTGACGATCAACAGCGCCTGCTGGCAACGCCAGACCAGCTTCCAGGAGAGTGTCAACATCGACCCGGACACTGGATACGCGCCGATCGTCCACCTCGATTCCTTAGACGAGAGTGACGCCGGCGAGTTCCTGACGATCAGGACGTTCGGGTAACTGTTGCTGTGTCGCAACGGTCTCGTCGACGACTTTCGATACCGGCGAATCTCGACGGCTGTCGCCGACGGCGGCCAATCGGGGGGTTGGTACCGCACTTATACAATGGACGGTGCCGTAGATCCGAGCGCTATGAGCGACGACGATCGCGGCTTCCACACGGACGCATTGCACGTCGGGCAAGAAGAGCCCGACGCGGCGACGGGCGCGCGCGCCCCGCCGCTCTACCAGACGACCAGTTACGTCTTCGAAGACAGCGAGGACGCGGCCGAGCAGTTCGCCTTAGAGAAAGACGGCCACATCTACTCGCGGTTGATGAACCCGACCAACTCCGTTCTCCAGCAGCGCCTGGCGAAACTCGAAGGCGGGGTCGGTGCCGTCGCGACCGCCTCGGGGATGGCCGCCCTCAATTTGGCCACCTTCCTGCTGGCGGACGTCGGTGACAACGTTGTCACCGCCTCGGCGCTGTACGGCGGGACCTACACCTACTTCACCCACACCGCACCACGCAACGGTGTCGAAGCCCGATTCGTCGACACGCTCGATTACGATGCTTACGAGGAGGCGATCGACGAGGACACCGCCTACGTCCACTTCGAGACGATCGGCAATCCGGCGCTGGTGACGCCGGACATCGAGCGTATCGCCGACATCGCCCACGACCACGGCGTTCCACTTTTTGTCGATAATACCTTCGCGACGCCGTATCTCGCGAATCCGATCGAACACGGCGCCGATCTCGTCTGGAACTCCACGACGAAGTGGATCCACGGCTCTGGCACGACCGTCGGTGGTGTTCTCGTCGACGGTGGCTCGTTCCCCTGGGACGAGTACGCCGAGAAGTACCCCGAGATCGCCACAGACAACCCAGCCTACCACGGGGTCAACTTCAGCGATCGATTCGGCGAGGCCGCGTTCACTTACGCTGCGATCGCGCGCGGTCTCCGTGACTTGGGCAACCAGCAGGCCCCCTTCGATGCCTGGGAGACCATCCAGGGCCTGG
The sequence above is drawn from the Halorhabdus sp. CBA1104 genome and encodes:
- a CDS encoding Cdc6/Cdc18 family protein; amino-acid sequence: MEDTDDTDADADEHRTSDQHDQSTALSPSDDAEQLSMESSDRETRSDLLDELVLEEESDTDEASRGLFDDLLSGEPIFENKEVLRPSYTPRKLPHREEQINNIATILVAALRGDTPSNILIYGKTGTGKTASAKFVSEELERTSQKYEVPCEVQYINCEVTDTQYRVLAQLANKFIEQNEAHIDDRIDDLTGKRERAESDPNALQDLQFESVEEIDAEIESLREDRDSFEEVPMTGWPTDRVYNTFFDAVDYTERVVVIMLDEIDKLVEKSGDDTLYNLSRMNSELEYSRVSIMGISNDLKFTDFLDPRVKSSLGEEEIVFPPYDANQLRDILQARSNVAFKDGPLSDDVIPLCAAFAAQEHGDARRALDLLRTAGELAERDQTDIVAEDHVRQAQEKIELDRVVEVVRTLPTQSKLVLYSIILLEKNGVHNINTGEVYNIYKRLCEEIDADVLTQRRVTDLISELDMLGIVNAVVVSKGRYGRTKEISLSVPIEETETVLHSDSRLGDIEDVQPFIQARFDQ
- a CDS encoding S26 family signal peptidase, coding for MSEPSDDTEQTGPRVDRHGDPPRSDRDRTYPEGTQDRRYDEPSRENDGVSGRGDDRQPRVDRDRTHPGSGGPGNRPPETRGSQHTATRADRILRYLFDIASSIFVVAAIGGLLFAASGVWPPLVAIESGSMNPHMQKGDLVFVMEEQRFPGPGAERESGVVSAAAGAETGYRMFGEYGDVIVYQPNGDQGETPIIHRAMFWVEDGENWYDRADPDYRGNADNCEELNYCPAPHAGFITKGDNPVTNDLYDQVMGGNGLSEPVKPAWIMGTAEKRIPWLGQVRLLSGAGSATTSNATGR
- a CDS encoding DNA-directed DNA polymerase II small subunit gives rise to the protein MPRETPARIVTELASRGYNADREAVTILADAADTDAAIEDALEAVPDTAIKITVEHARQAVTDSRPAPDSPVVDADSTDGEHPASDQPPSTPSVSPADAESSSVDGSESSPVEMEGVAGASTRDPIEPAIAGDVTGRSTGTGEYTDFLAVFRDRYERLSRQLRGRVNHRPTNAVESMPGGSEAAIVGMVADIRSTASGHWLIDLEDTNGTFPALVMKDRDFAALVDELLYDEIIAIEGTLADDGGILFADSIHFPDVPRTFEPSTADRPVSAALISDLHVGSQEFDRTAWQEFADWLHEPEASHVEYLLIGGDMVEGVGVYPDQDEELDIIDIYEQYETFAQHLKDVPGDMEIVMIPGNHDAVRLAEPQPAFDEELREIMSAHDPTITGNPSTVTIEGVDVLMYHGVSLDEVIAELPEDKASYDEPHKAMRQLLKKRHVAPQFGGHTRIAPEERDYMIIEDVPDIFHAGHVHKLGYGTYHNVLTINSACWQRQTSFQESVNIDPDTGYAPIVHLDSLDESDAGEFLTIRTFG
- a CDS encoding O-acetylhomoserine aminocarboxypropyltransferase/cysteine synthase family protein encodes the protein MSDDDRGFHTDALHVGQEEPDAATGARAPPLYQTTSYVFEDSEDAAEQFALEKDGHIYSRLMNPTNSVLQQRLAKLEGGVGAVATASGMAALNLATFLLADVGDNVVTASALYGGTYTYFTHTAPRNGVEARFVDTLDYDAYEEAIDEDTAYVHFETIGNPALVTPDIERIADIAHDHGVPLFVDNTFATPYLANPIEHGADLVWNSTTKWIHGSGTTVGGVLVDGGSFPWDEYAEKYPEIATDNPAYHGVNFSDRFGEAAFTYAAIARGLRDLGNQQAPFDAWETIQGLETLPMRMDRHSENALAVAEFLADHDDVAWVNYPGLESHETHDNASKYLEGGYGGMITFGLEEGYEAARNTVESTQLASLLANVGDAKTLIIHPASTTHQQLTDEEKAAAGVTDDMVRLSVGLEDRDDIIHDLEQAIAWSTR